TCCGGCAGGCCCCGGCGGAATCAATACCGTGTGTTTTAATTCGGGCCCCAGGGGGCCTCTTCGCGAGAGCTGGTGTTTCCCCAGGGGATGTCGTCGAGGGTGAGTGGCTGCACGGAGCCATCGGCGAACAGCATGTTTATGACGCCGTTATGGCGCTGGATGGCAGAGACATCTCCATACCTCTGCCGCTCAAAGTTCGGGCGTGAGTAGTGTGCGAACTCCCGCTCGTCGCAGTCAGCGACCAGGTAGGTTTTGGAGGGGTGCTCCACGTTTCCCAGTCGCACATTTCCCGGCTCGCTCTCCATGGCAGAGGTAAAGAGGCCGAGCAGGTTCAGGTTGGCGGCATAGGAGGATGCCGACATGGTGCCTCGGGCGATTTTAGAGGCGGAGGGGCAGCTGAAGGCTTCGTGGGGGAGTTCTTGTGCATTGCCCACGGCGCGCGCTTCTTCTTCGGAAATCGCATACAGCAGCAAGGCATAGTCCCAGGAGTGCATCGTTTCCCTGCTCACGGTGTAGGGCAGGTAGCCGTCGTTATCCAGGGCGTAGCTGTGGAAAAGAACGCCGATCTGACGGAGATTTGACGTACATTTGCTGGCGTTGGCCTTATCTCGTATCTCACTGGCCGCAGGGATTAAAATGGTCAGCAGGACGAGTATGACGGCCATGACAACGAGCAGCTCGGTCAGGGTAAATCCCCGGCGGATGGCCGGAGCAGGGTATCGGGGGTCGAGGGGTTTTTTCATGAGGGGTTTGGTTAGTATGGGACTTGAAAGCGTCTTCCACGATCTGCCCGGACGAGCCGAATCCTCTCCGGGCAGGGGCATTGATACCGCTATGGCGGTGGTGCAGGCTGATGGCCTGAGTTCCCCAACGTCGCAGCATGCGCAGGCTGCGTGCAGAACACAGCTGGATGCTGGTCAACCGCGCTTAGGCGATGGCCTTGAAACTGATACCACCGAGGTATCAGGAAGTCTTTTGTGGGGCTGGGGTGATCGGGCAGGATAATAACCCTACACTGCTCAAGGTGCCCACTTCGGCAAAAAGTATTCCGCCGAATACGTTCAATGACGCCATGATTAGGTGGTCTGCCCTAGGGGCTCGTCCAGGCTTGAGGCAAAGGGACAGACTAGGCTGCACCGATGGCTAAGAGGATGGCGACCTGGGCCACACCGATGATAAAGCCGAGGATACCCCCGAGCCACTCGATGAGGCGAAATTCGCGGGTCGCCACCTGTTTGACCACCTCTTCGAGTTTATCGAGGTCAAAGTCGGCGATGCGCTGGCGTACGATGTCCCGGATCTGGAGGTGTTTCTCCAGGTCCTCGGCCAGATTGTCGCGCATTTTATCGGCCTCCTCGTGGACG
This genomic interval from Ruficoccus sp. ZRK36 contains the following:
- a CDS encoding prepilin-type N-terminal cleavage/methylation domain-containing protein, which codes for MKKPLDPRYPAPAIRRGFTLTELLVVMAVILVLLTILIPAASEIRDKANASKCTSNLRQIGVLFHSYALDNDGYLPYTVSRETMHSWDYALLLYAISEEEARAVGNAQELPHEAFSCPSASKIARGTMSASSYAANLNLLGLFTSAMESEPGNVRLGNVEHPSKTYLVADCDEREFAHYSRPNFERQRYGDVSAIQRHNGVINMLFADGSVQPLTLDDIPWGNTSSREEAPWGPN